A genomic stretch from Bordetella sp. N includes:
- a CDS encoding CaiB/BaiF CoA-transferase family protein, whose amino-acid sequence MSTRPAPLTGIRVLDLTRVLAGPWCTQNLADLGAEVVKIERPGAGDDTRAWGPPYLKDQDGNDTTEAAYYLSANRNKKSVALDIATPRGAELVRELARQSDILVENFKVGGLRKYGLDYESLSKENPGLIYCSITGFGQTGPYATRPGYDFMIQGMGGLMSITGERDDAPGGGPQKAGVAVADLMTGMYSTVGILAALHERGRSGLGQHIDMALLDCQVAMMANQNLNYMTSGKAPRRAGNAHQNLVPYQVFAVSDGHMIVAVGNDSQFRAYCRVIGMPELSEDPRFNTNPKRVLNREELVPLLVERMAQGERDHWLAELERAGVPAGPINTLDQVYEDPQVVFRQMKRELPHPVAGTVPVAGSPLRLSGSPVEYRHAPPMLGEHTAQVLRDRLGLSDADIEALASGH is encoded by the coding sequence ATGTCGACTCGTCCTGCTCCCCTGACCGGTATTCGCGTTCTAGACCTGACCCGCGTGCTCGCGGGCCCCTGGTGCACTCAAAATCTGGCTGACCTCGGCGCGGAGGTCGTGAAGATCGAACGTCCCGGTGCGGGCGACGACACGCGCGCCTGGGGGCCTCCGTATCTGAAGGACCAGGACGGCAACGACACGACCGAGGCGGCCTATTACCTGTCCGCCAACCGCAACAAGAAGTCCGTCGCGCTGGACATCGCCACGCCGCGCGGCGCCGAGCTGGTACGCGAGCTGGCGCGCCAGAGCGACATCCTGGTGGAAAACTTCAAGGTGGGCGGCCTGCGCAAGTACGGCCTCGACTACGAAAGCCTGAGCAAGGAAAACCCCGGCCTCATCTACTGCTCCATCACGGGCTTCGGCCAGACGGGGCCGTACGCCACGCGTCCCGGCTACGACTTCATGATCCAGGGCATGGGCGGCCTGATGAGCATCACCGGCGAACGCGACGACGCCCCGGGTGGCGGCCCGCAGAAGGCGGGCGTGGCGGTGGCGGACCTGATGACCGGCATGTATTCGACCGTCGGCATCCTGGCGGCCCTGCACGAGCGCGGCCGCAGCGGCCTGGGCCAGCACATCGACATGGCGCTGCTGGATTGCCAGGTCGCCATGATGGCCAACCAGAACCTCAACTACATGACCTCGGGCAAGGCGCCGCGCCGCGCCGGCAACGCGCACCAGAACCTGGTGCCCTACCAGGTCTTCGCGGTCAGCGACGGCCACATGATCGTGGCGGTGGGCAATGACAGTCAGTTCCGCGCCTATTGCCGCGTCATCGGCATGCCGGAGCTTTCCGAAGATCCGCGCTTCAACACCAATCCCAAGCGCGTGCTGAATCGCGAGGAGCTGGTGCCGCTGCTGGTCGAGCGCATGGCGCAAGGCGAACGCGACCATTGGCTGGCCGAGCTGGAGCGCGCAGGCGTGCCCGCCGGTCCCATCAATACCCTGGATCAGGTGTATGAAGACCCGCAGGTGGTCTTCCGCCAGATGAAGCGGGAATTGCCGCATCCGGTGGCAGGCACGGTGCCGGTGGCGGGCAGCCCGCTGCGCCTGTCGGGCAGCCCGGTCGAGTACCGGCACGCGCCGCCCATGCTGGGCGAGCACACCGCGCAAGTGTTGCGCGATCGCCTGGGCCTGTCCGACGCCGACATCGAGGCGCTGGCCTCCGGTCATTGA
- a CDS encoding 3-hydroxyacyl-CoA dehydrogenase, which translates to MKPIETLGIVGAGAMGRGIAQIAAQAGLRVKLFDTSAEAVQAARANLQQTWDKLVQKGKLEAAAADAALGQIVACAALEDLADCQLVVEAIVERLDIKREVFGKLEAVVADDCILASNTSSLSITAIAAGCRLPGRVAGFHFFNPVPLMKVVEVIDGLRGDAAAGDALMELARRMGHTPVRARDMPGFIVNHAGRGLNTEGLRIAQEAVASFDQVDAIMREQAGFRMGPFELMDLTALDVSHPVMESIYRQFFDEARFRPSPLTTVRLAGGLVGRKAGEGFYRYVDGQKQLAAEAAAPALPGSLKVWVSHVHPQGQACAQDLLKQLKAGALQLGFELSTASEAPDDALIVVTPYGEDVSTAVFTQGLDPARTVGIDTLNGLKGGQRRTLMVSPATEPRWRDAAHALFAADGAAVSVVQDSPGFVAQRVVACIVNIAADIAQQRIATPEDIDQAVRLGLGYPMGPLALGDALGGARILEILRNMQRVTGDPRYRPSLWLQRRVQLGLSLRANSLA; encoded by the coding sequence ATGAAGCCGATCGAAACCTTGGGCATCGTGGGCGCCGGCGCGATGGGACGCGGCATCGCGCAGATCGCCGCCCAGGCGGGCCTGCGCGTGAAGTTGTTCGATACCAGCGCCGAGGCCGTGCAAGCGGCGCGCGCCAACTTGCAGCAGACGTGGGACAAGCTGGTGCAGAAGGGCAAGCTGGAAGCCGCCGCCGCGGACGCCGCCTTGGGGCAGATCGTTGCCTGCGCGGCGCTTGAGGACCTGGCGGACTGCCAGCTGGTGGTCGAAGCCATCGTCGAGCGCCTGGACATCAAGCGGGAAGTCTTCGGCAAGCTGGAAGCGGTGGTGGCGGATGACTGCATCCTGGCCTCCAATACGTCTTCGCTGTCGATCACGGCGATTGCCGCGGGCTGCCGCCTGCCGGGCCGGGTGGCCGGCTTCCATTTCTTCAATCCCGTGCCCTTGATGAAGGTGGTCGAGGTCATCGACGGCCTGCGTGGTGACGCCGCGGCCGGCGACGCCTTGATGGAATTGGCGCGCCGCATGGGCCATACGCCGGTACGCGCGCGCGACATGCCGGGCTTCATCGTCAACCATGCCGGCCGTGGCCTGAACACGGAAGGCTTGCGTATCGCCCAGGAAGCGGTGGCATCGTTCGACCAGGTCGACGCCATCATGCGCGAGCAGGCAGGTTTCCGCATGGGGCCTTTCGAGCTGATGGACCTGACCGCGCTGGATGTCTCGCATCCGGTGATGGAGTCGATCTACCGGCAGTTCTTCGATGAAGCGCGTTTTCGGCCGTCGCCCCTGACCACCGTGCGCCTGGCTGGCGGACTGGTCGGCCGCAAGGCGGGGGAAGGTTTCTATCGCTATGTCGACGGACAGAAGCAGCTGGCGGCCGAAGCCGCCGCGCCCGCCTTGCCGGGCAGCCTCAAGGTGTGGGTCAGTCATGTGCATCCGCAAGGCCAGGCTTGCGCGCAGGACCTGCTGAAGCAACTGAAGGCCGGTGCCTTGCAGCTGGGCTTCGAGCTGTCCACCGCCAGTGAAGCGCCCGACGATGCCTTGATCGTCGTCACACCGTACGGCGAGGACGTTTCCACTGCCGTGTTCACGCAGGGCCTGGACCCGGCTCGCACGGTGGGCATCGATACGCTGAATGGCCTGAAGGGCGGGCAACGCCGCACCCTGATGGTGTCGCCGGCCACCGAGCCCCGCTGGCGCGACGCGGCGCATGCCCTGTTCGCGGCGGATGGCGCGGCTGTCAGCGTGGTGCAGGATTCGCCGGGCTTCGTGGCGCAGCGGGTGGTGGCGTGCATCGTCAACATCGCGGCGGATATTGCCCAGCAGCGCATCGCCACGCCGGAAGATATCGACCAGGCCGTGCGTCTGGGGCTGGGCTATCCCATGGGCCCGCTGGCCCTGGGCGACGCGCTGGGCGGGGCGCGTATTTTGGAGATCCTGCGCAATATGCAGCGTGTGACCGGCGATCCGCGTTATCGCCCCAGCCTGTGGCTGCAGCGACGCGTGCAGCTGGGACTGTCCTTGCGGGCGAATAGCCTGGCTTGA
- the proB gene encoding glutamate 5-kinase → MTAAKQNTQDAVSVVAAANRLVAKVGSSLVTNEGRGLDRAAVAHWAAQIASLRQQGKQIVLVSSGAIAEGMARLGWRKRPSVMHELQAAAAVGQMGLAQAYEAAFAEHGLRTAQVLLTHEDLSDRRRYLNARSTLFALLRLGVVPIVNENDTVVTDEIRFGDNDTLGALVTNLIEADSLIILTDQRGLYESDPRKNPDARFVGHAQAGDPELEAMAGGAGSGIGTGGMLTKILAAKRAAHSGAHTVIASGRERDVLVRLSQGECIGSELRAVLPVWSARKQWMADHLRLRGHVVLDEGAVHALMNEGKSLLPIGVVDVQGDFERGDVIACIGQDGRECARGLVNYSSAEARRIMRQPSTQIAAILGSMTDPELVHRDNLVVL, encoded by the coding sequence ATGACCGCTGCCAAGCAAAACACCCAAGACGCTGTTTCAGTCGTCGCCGCCGCCAACCGGCTGGTGGCCAAAGTCGGTTCCTCCCTGGTCACCAATGAAGGCCGCGGGCTGGACCGCGCCGCCGTCGCCCACTGGGCGGCGCAGATCGCTTCCCTGCGCCAGCAGGGCAAGCAGATCGTGCTGGTTTCCAGCGGCGCCATCGCCGAAGGCATGGCCCGGCTGGGTTGGCGCAAGCGGCCGTCGGTGATGCACGAACTGCAGGCCGCCGCGGCCGTCGGGCAGATGGGCCTGGCCCAGGCCTACGAAGCGGCGTTCGCCGAACACGGCCTGCGCACGGCGCAAGTGCTGCTGACCCATGAAGACCTGTCCGACCGCCGCCGCTACCTGAACGCGCGCTCCACGCTGTTCGCGCTGCTGCGCCTGGGCGTGGTGCCCATCGTCAACGAGAACGACACCGTGGTCACGGACGAAATCCGTTTCGGCGACAACGACACGCTGGGCGCGCTGGTCACCAATCTCATCGAAGCCGATTCGCTGATCATCCTGACGGACCAGCGCGGTCTTTACGAATCCGATCCCCGCAAGAATCCCGACGCACGCTTCGTGGGCCATGCCCAGGCGGGCGACCCCGAGCTCGAAGCCATGGCCGGCGGCGCCGGCAGCGGCATCGGCACGGGCGGCATGCTCACCAAGATCCTGGCCGCCAAGCGCGCGGCGCATAGCGGCGCGCATACGGTCATCGCGTCCGGCCGCGAACGCGACGTGCTGGTGCGCCTGTCGCAGGGAGAATGCATAGGCAGCGAGCTGCGCGCGGTATTGCCGGTGTGGTCGGCGCGCAAGCAGTGGATGGCCGACCATCTGCGCCTGCGCGGCCACGTGGTGCTGGATGAAGGCGCGGTGCACGCGCTGATGAACGAAGGCAAGAGCCTGCTGCCGATAGGCGTGGTGGACGTCCAGGGCGATTTCGAGCGCGGCGACGTGATCGCCTGCATCGGCCAGGATGGACGCGAATGCGCGCGTGGACTGGTGAATTATTCTTCGGCCGAAGCGCGGCGCATCATGCGACAGCCGTCGACGCAGATTGCCGCCATCCTCGGCAGCATGACCGATCCGGAGCTGGTGCACCGAGATAATCTGGTGGTGCTCTAA
- the obgE gene encoding GTPase ObgE, whose translation MKFVDEATIEVIAGKGGNGVASFRREKFIPKGGPDGGDGGRGGSIIAIADRNINTLIDFRYARLHRARNGENGRGSDQYGAAAADIVLRVPVGTIIHDADTGDQLFDLNRHEQEVVLAAGGSGGMGNLHFKSSVNRAPKQWTPGKEGEQRRLRMELKVLADVGLLGLPNAGKSTLISKISNARPKIADYPFTTLHPNLGVVRTSPSRSFVVADIPGLIEGASEGAGLGHLFLRHLARTRVLLHLVDVSSPDLDTDPIPQAVTDARAIVEELRRYDADLAAKPRWLVLNKLDMVAEDAAELQKRFCEAFEWTGPVHTVSGLTGEGTQDLIWALQDYLDAEQRKDHISEDQAAGTYVYEDPRWDDSRQLAAPSPDATPRSGDE comes from the coding sequence ATGAAATTCGTCGATGAAGCCACCATAGAAGTCATTGCTGGCAAAGGCGGCAATGGCGTGGCGAGCTTTCGCCGCGAAAAATTCATTCCCAAAGGCGGACCGGACGGCGGTGACGGCGGCCGTGGCGGCAGCATCATTGCCATCGCCGACCGCAACATCAACACCCTGATCGACTTCCGCTACGCCCGCCTGCATCGCGCCCGCAACGGCGAAAACGGCCGTGGCTCGGACCAGTACGGCGCCGCCGCGGCGGACATCGTGCTGCGCGTGCCCGTGGGCACCATCATTCACGACGCCGACACCGGCGACCAGCTGTTCGACCTGAACCGCCATGAGCAGGAAGTGGTGCTGGCGGCCGGCGGCTCGGGCGGCATGGGCAACCTGCACTTCAAATCCAGCGTCAACCGCGCGCCCAAGCAATGGACGCCGGGCAAGGAAGGCGAGCAACGCCGCCTGCGCATGGAACTGAAGGTGCTGGCCGACGTCGGCCTGCTGGGCCTGCCCAACGCCGGCAAGTCGACCCTGATCAGCAAGATCTCCAACGCGCGTCCCAAGATCGCCGACTATCCCTTCACCACCCTGCACCCCAACCTGGGTGTGGTGCGCACGTCGCCGTCGCGCAGCTTCGTGGTGGCGGACATCCCCGGCCTGATCGAAGGCGCGTCGGAAGGCGCCGGCCTGGGCCATCTGTTCCTGCGCCACCTGGCGCGCACCCGCGTGCTGCTGCACCTGGTGGACGTGTCCTCGCCCGACCTGGACACCGATCCCATCCCGCAAGCCGTGACCGACGCGCGCGCCATCGTCGAGGAACTGCGCCGCTACGACGCCGACCTGGCCGCCAAGCCGCGCTGGCTGGTGCTGAACAAGCTGGACATGGTGGCCGAAGACGCCGCCGAGCTGCAAAAGCGCTTCTGCGAAGCGTTCGAGTGGACCGGCCCCGTGCACACGGTTTCCGGCCTGACCGGTGAGGGCACGCAGGACCTGATCTGGGCCCTGCAGGACTACCTGGACGCCGAACAGCGCAAGGACCACATCAGCGAAGACCAGGCTGCCGGCACCTACGTGTACGAAGACCCGCGCTGGGACGACAGCCGCCAGCTGGCCGCGCCCTCCCCCGATGCCACGCCGCGCAGCGGTGACGAATAA
- the rpmA gene encoding 50S ribosomal protein L27, translating to MAQKKGGGSTRNGRDSESKRLGVKAYGGQLIPAGSIIVRQRGTRVHAGVNVGMGKDHTLYALVDGKVKFAVKGAGNKSTVSIVAAE from the coding sequence ATGGCACAGAAAAAGGGCGGCGGCTCTACGCGGAACGGCCGTGACTCAGAATCGAAGCGCCTGGGCGTCAAAGCCTACGGCGGTCAACTGATTCCGGCTGGCTCGATCATCGTTCGTCAGCGCGGCACGCGTGTCCACGCTGGCGTGAACGTCGGCATGGGCAAGGACCACACGCTGTACGCGTTAGTCGATGGCAAGGTCAAGTTCGCCGTTAAGGGCGCCGGCAACAAGTCGACGGTTTCGATCGTCGCTGCCGAGTAA
- the rplU gene encoding 50S ribosomal protein L21 has protein sequence MYAVIKTGGKQYRVAAGQKLKVEQIPADIGQEINLDQVLSVGEGDQLKVGTPLVAGALVKVTVLAHGRHDKVTIFKMRRRKHYQKHQGHRQNYTEIRIEAITA, from the coding sequence ATGTACGCGGTCATAAAAACCGGTGGCAAGCAGTATCGTGTTGCCGCCGGCCAAAAACTCAAGGTAGAACAGATACCTGCTGACATTGGGCAAGAAATCAACCTGGATCAAGTGCTGTCCGTGGGCGAAGGCGACCAACTGAAAGTTGGTACGCCCCTCGTCGCTGGCGCTCTGGTCAAGGTTACGGTTCTTGCGCATGGCCGGCACGACAAGGTCACGATCTTCAAGATGCGTCGTCGCAAGCACTACCAAAAGCATCAAGGCCACCGTCAAAACTATACCGAGATCCGCATCGAAGCCATCACGGCTTAA
- the ispB gene encoding octaprenyl diphosphate synthase, whose amino-acid sequence MNLPALIAPIADDMTSVDAVIRGRLDSEVVLIRTIGDYIIGAGGKRMRPALLLMVARALGYEGTHHHTLAAVVEFIHTATLLHDDVVDESDLRRGRQTANAVFGNAASVLVGDYLYSRAFEMMVDVDSMRVMAILSQATTVIAEGEVLQLLNVHDPDVSQERYLQVVRYKTAKLFEAAAQVGAVLAGATPEQEEAAAAYGRHIGTAFQLVDDVLDYSGDAQALGKNVGDDLREGKPTLPLIRVMEVGTPAQRQLIRDAIETGDADFAAVAAAINDTDALAHAREAARVEAERARVALADYPVSTYRESLLNFCAFAVNRDR is encoded by the coding sequence TTGAATCTCCCCGCTCTTATCGCCCCTATCGCCGACGACATGACTTCGGTCGACGCCGTCATCCGCGGCCGCCTGGACTCCGAAGTCGTGCTCATCCGCACGATAGGCGATTACATCATTGGTGCTGGTGGCAAGCGCATGCGGCCGGCGTTGCTCCTGATGGTCGCCCGCGCCCTCGGTTACGAGGGGACGCACCATCACACCCTGGCCGCCGTCGTCGAATTCATCCACACCGCCACTTTGTTGCATGACGACGTCGTGGACGAGTCGGACCTGCGCCGTGGCCGCCAGACCGCCAACGCCGTGTTCGGCAATGCCGCCAGTGTGCTGGTTGGCGACTATCTGTATTCGCGCGCCTTCGAAATGATGGTGGATGTCGACTCGATGCGCGTGATGGCCATCCTGTCGCAGGCCACCACCGTGATCGCCGAAGGCGAGGTGCTGCAGCTGCTCAACGTGCACGATCCTGACGTGTCGCAGGAGCGCTATCTGCAGGTGGTGCGCTACAAGACCGCCAAGCTGTTCGAAGCCGCGGCTCAGGTCGGCGCTGTCCTGGCTGGCGCCACGCCGGAGCAGGAAGAAGCCGCCGCGGCTTATGGCCGCCACATCGGCACGGCCTTCCAGCTGGTCGATGACGTGCTGGATTACAGTGGCGATGCGCAGGCCCTGGGCAAGAACGTCGGCGACGATTTGCGCGAAGGCAAGCCCACCTTGCCTTTGATCCGCGTGATGGAGGTGGGCACGCCGGCGCAGCGCCAGTTGATACGCGATGCCATCGAAACCGGCGACGCCGATTTCGCCGCCGTGGCCGCCGCCATCAACGATACGGACGCGTTGGCGCATGCGCGCGAAGCCGCTCGTGTCGAGGCTGAACGGGCCCGTGTAGCGTTGGCGGATTATCCCGTTTCCACTTATCGGGAAAGTCTGTTAAACTTCTGCGCTTTCGCGGTAAACAGAGATCGGTAA
- a CDS encoding porin, which translates to MKKTLLAVALTAACAGVAHAETSVTLYGLIDLGVGYERIKGDGGHASRFGEMSGTSSGSRWGLRGTEDLGDGLSAVFTLENGFTANNGKMAQNSRLFGRQATLGLDSRSWGRLEFGRQTNMASKLFGQIDPFGISYNSANMGTTFGAMNTMRVDNLVLYQTPTVGGFKFGLGYSFNADDTQTDGSGKFSTGSNNREITTGLSYSNGPLFLAASYDRLNPADNAVGGKNSARPTQYALGGYYDFEVVKVSAAVSQTRDGWFIGQSLAESPSADYKDFGTYRNANGFTATSTLLGVTVPVGAVTSVFGSWQRADPNNSKLTGDDKTFNVYAAGITYNLSKRTNLYAYASYANNYAFHDGVTDTVVATGIRHRF; encoded by the coding sequence ATGAAAAAGACCCTACTCGCCGTAGCCCTCACGGCGGCATGCGCCGGTGTTGCGCACGCGGAAACCTCCGTCACTCTGTACGGCCTCATCGACCTTGGCGTCGGCTACGAGCGCATCAAGGGCGACGGCGGCCATGCCTCGCGCTTCGGCGAAATGTCCGGCACGTCCAGCGGTTCGCGCTGGGGCCTGCGCGGCACGGAAGACCTGGGCGATGGATTGTCCGCTGTCTTCACGCTGGAAAACGGCTTCACCGCCAACAACGGCAAGATGGCGCAGAACAGCCGCCTGTTCGGCCGTCAGGCCACCTTGGGCCTGGATTCGCGTTCGTGGGGCCGCCTGGAATTCGGCCGCCAGACCAATATGGCGTCCAAGCTGTTCGGCCAGATCGATCCGTTCGGCATCAGCTACAACTCGGCCAACATGGGCACCACGTTCGGCGCCATGAACACGATGCGCGTGGACAATCTGGTGCTGTATCAGACCCCCACCGTGGGCGGTTTCAAGTTCGGCCTGGGTTATTCCTTCAATGCCGACGACACGCAGACCGATGGCTCGGGCAAGTTCAGCACCGGCAGCAACAATCGCGAAATCACCACTGGCCTGTCGTATAGCAACGGCCCTCTGTTCCTGGCCGCGTCGTATGACCGCCTGAACCCTGCTGACAATGCGGTCGGCGGCAAGAACTCGGCGCGTCCCACGCAATATGCCTTGGGCGGCTACTACGACTTCGAAGTGGTCAAGGTCTCGGCGGCGGTCAGCCAGACGCGTGACGGCTGGTTCATCGGCCAATCGTTGGCCGAGTCCCCCAGCGCGGATTACAAGGACTTCGGCACGTATCGCAATGCCAACGGCTTCACCGCCACGTCGACCCTGTTGGGCGTGACCGTGCCGGTTGGCGCCGTCACGTCGGTGTTCGGATCCTGGCAGCGTGCCGATCCCAACAACAGCAAGCTGACGGGCGACGACAAGACCTTCAACGTCTATGCCGCCGGCATCACGTACAACCTGTCCAAGCGCACCAATCTGTACGCGTATGCCTCGTATGCGAACAACTACGCCTTCCATGACGGCGTGACCGACACGGTCGTGGCCACGGGTATTCGCCATCGCTTTTAA
- a CDS encoding DUF4148 domain-containing protein — protein sequence MKIARSALSPNAYASILAAALLASASTAFAFTPPQAPDAPAQVVPLPPAGTSTTAAASQAQSQTAPAAGKTRAQVEQELAQAKANGQYTFGELDYPPKLDYPPK from the coding sequence ATGAAGATCGCCCGCTCGGCCCTATCCCCTAACGCTTACGCCAGCATCCTGGCCGCCGCCCTGCTGGCGAGCGCGTCGACCGCCTTTGCATTTACCCCGCCGCAGGCCCCGGATGCACCCGCGCAAGTGGTGCCGTTGCCGCCCGCCGGCACGTCGACGACTGCTGCTGCTTCGCAAGCGCAGTCTCAAACCGCGCCCGCCGCCGGCAAGACCCGTGCGCAGGTCGAGCAGGAACTGGCGCAAGCCAAGGCCAATGGCCAGTACACGTTCGGCGAACTGGATTACCCGCCCAAGCTGGATTACCCGCCTAAATAA
- a CDS encoding LysR family transcriptional regulator, translating into MDLHLNDIALYVEVARRKNFSRAAEVLNMPASTLSRRVGELEKHVGMRLLNRSTRRIDLTEAGQIYYERCRHLVERARVAHEQLTDMASAPKGLLRISMQSSLAHLFLPVAMAAFTQKFPNIECEFDVSSAPIDPISNPYDVVLRFGKQPDSGLIARQLLSMTCEMYAMPSYLAQHGVPRTPQDLATHECLRSLIDERHSAWELRRGKEVEVVQVSGHMSANQSSLLYRLAVSGLGIVALPVFDRVRTAVRESGLVRVLPDWQLAPLPLYALLPSRVLPAKTQAFLSFIEPRLNLGLSLAESDNASLDEKSREQIMPAARGEEGTNALLETLVPADHR; encoded by the coding sequence ATGGATTTGCATTTAAACGACATCGCGCTGTACGTCGAAGTGGCGCGGCGCAAGAACTTCAGCCGCGCGGCGGAAGTATTGAACATGCCGGCCTCCACCCTGTCGCGCCGAGTCGGTGAACTGGAAAAGCACGTAGGCATGCGGCTGCTCAATCGCAGCACGCGCCGTATCGACCTCACTGAAGCCGGCCAGATCTACTACGAACGCTGCCGCCATCTGGTGGAACGCGCCCGCGTGGCGCATGAACAACTCACCGATATGGCCAGCGCACCCAAAGGCTTGCTGCGCATTTCCATGCAAAGCAGCCTGGCCCATCTGTTCCTGCCGGTGGCCATGGCCGCCTTCACTCAGAAGTTTCCCAACATCGAATGCGAGTTCGATGTCAGCTCCGCGCCCATCGATCCCATCAGCAATCCCTACGACGTGGTGTTGCGCTTCGGCAAGCAACCCGACTCGGGTTTGATCGCGCGCCAGCTATTGAGCATGACCTGCGAGATGTACGCGATGCCATCCTATCTGGCGCAGCATGGCGTGCCGCGCACGCCACAGGACCTGGCCACGCATGAATGCCTGCGCTCACTCATCGACGAACGTCATTCGGCGTGGGAGCTGCGGCGCGGCAAGGAAGTGGAAGTGGTGCAGGTGTCGGGCCATATGTCGGCCAATCAAAGCAGCCTGCTCTATCGCCTGGCCGTATCCGGGCTGGGCATCGTGGCCTTGCCGGTGTTCGACCGCGTCCGCACCGCCGTGCGGGAAAGCGGACTCGTGCGCGTGCTGCCGGACTGGCAGCTGGCGCCGCTGCCGCTGTACGCGTTGTTGCCCTCGCGCGTGCTGCCCGCCAAGACCCAGGCCTTCCTGAGCTTCATCGAGCCGCGCTTGAATCTGGGCTTGTCCCTGGCCGAAAGCGATAACGCCAGCCTGGACGAAAAAAGCCGCGAGCAGATCATGCCCGCGGCCCGCGGTGAAGAAGGAACCAACGCTTTGCTGGAGACCCTGGTCCCTGCCGATCATCGCTAA
- a CDS encoding porin produces the protein MNKKLLAVALTAACAGVAHADTNVTLYGLIDVGVGYERIKGDGFHASRFAEVQNNQNGSRWGLKGTEDLGDGLSAVFVLENGFGPVDGKLQQSSRMFGRQATLGLDSKSWGRIEFGRQTNMATKMFTAVDPFATNFNSANMGTTFSALNTMRLDNLVLYQTPNLGGFKFGAGYSFNADDTRTDGNGFRTSDNNRSITTGLSYANGPVYLAASYDRMNPTDNAVGGQNTAKLSQWALGGYYDFEVLKLHAAVSQTRDGWFIGQSLATSPGNGYSDLGTYKLADGFKATSTMVGLTVPMGSSTALFGSWQRAKPNSDKLTGDDKTFNVYALGATYAFSKRTNVYAYASYGDNYAFHDGVTDTAFAIGLRHQF, from the coding sequence ATGAACAAGAAACTTCTCGCCGTGGCCCTGACGGCGGCATGTGCCGGTGTGGCCCATGCGGACACGAACGTCACCCTGTATGGCCTGATCGACGTTGGCGTCGGCTACGAACGCATCAAGGGCGACGGCTTCCACGCTTCGCGCTTCGCCGAAGTCCAGAACAACCAGAACGGTTCGCGTTGGGGCCTCAAGGGCACGGAAGACCTGGGCGACGGCCTGTCGGCTGTCTTCGTCCTGGAAAACGGCTTCGGTCCCGTTGACGGCAAGCTGCAACAGAGCAGCCGCATGTTCGGCCGCCAAGCCACCCTGGGCCTGGATTCGAAGAGCTGGGGCCGCATCGAATTCGGCCGTCAGACCAATATGGCAACGAAGATGTTCACGGCGGTCGATCCTTTCGCCACGAACTTCAACTCGGCCAATATGGGCACGACTTTCAGCGCGCTGAACACGATGCGCCTGGACAACCTGGTCCTGTATCAAACCCCCAACCTGGGCGGCTTCAAGTTCGGCGCCGGCTATTCCTTCAACGCCGACGACACCCGCACGGACGGCAACGGCTTCCGCACGTCGGACAACAACCGGTCGATCACCACCGGCCTGTCCTACGCCAACGGCCCCGTCTACCTGGCCGCTTCGTATGACCGCATGAACCCGACCGACAACGCCGTCGGCGGCCAGAACACGGCCAAGCTGTCGCAATGGGCCCTGGGCGGTTACTACGATTTCGAAGTGCTGAAGCTGCACGCTGCCGTCAGCCAGACGCGCGACGGCTGGTTCATCGGCCAGTCGCTCGCCACCTCGCCCGGCAACGGCTACAGCGACCTGGGCACTTACAAGCTGGCCGACGGCTTCAAGGCCACGTCGACCATGGTCGGCCTGACCGTGCCGATGGGTTCGTCGACCGCGTTGTTCGGTTCCTGGCAGCGCGCCAAGCCGAACAGCGACAAGCTGACCGGCGACGACAAGACGTTCAACGTCTACGCCCTGGGCGCCACGTATGCCTTCTCGAAGCGCACCAACGTGTACGCCTACGCGTCCTACGGTGACAACTACGCCTTCCACGACGGCGTGACCGACACCGCGTTCGCCATCGGCCTGCGTCACCAGTTCTAA